Proteins encoded in a region of the Suncus etruscus isolate mSunEtr1 chromosome 1, mSunEtr1.pri.cur, whole genome shotgun sequence genome:
- the LOC126001404 gene encoding collagen alpha-1(I) chain-like: MKTAPCGAGRGQERFPSPDAFPVGHGGSWGCGVWRWITPPWQPPPTAPGEACEMGEVVRLVSRAGLGVHAGWQRRGTEPRCRGHPTRLCFRPWKAPGHGAGREPRPQVHPAMITIGVPFACPSRAEPPRLEMWRPKLNSGSQPGPDGAWGGREWEAASSALTFRVTLAAPPPPQLPPLPLRPPLSSPPGTQVDDALVFVGPLGAAGCWHAVGVGGLSPRKPSALGVPAAPGLESKFPRLEKQCALMTEAGGRSLGRGCLSLPLGHPPSQPSGFSTPIEKRGVERGGPRRKEGGTAAPPPRKGAGSIPECRSCRRPGGGSAVPPTLEMCRGPPSQSRHGMWDCGVPRSAPSSQPHQKGQRGRELGEGAPGPPVRRARQPGWGDPPPATRVGCGERAGRGVPRGQPGGGGTGKAAPGRRGWGALGRLRPPSRVPGGCGGRRGPRGGAGRGPRGPAGFVCGGPASGRRQPGDKMAGPGGTRRRHAGRTVRGGRAPAPRPPPPRPASRTPAPRAPPPGRRLPAPSPARQLQKMAAKGAAAAPRSAPRTPCAPERPGPERRGDLRAGRGAAAQDLGGTPLALPPTRTPTPGALERRRRPGGPDPSWHADPARPHPSRCHPPRPHRPGSARVDVAGAKGTAGGRPRNAPQVGRCVSGPTAEPPEKREGPRAPRTSRCRAPTSAHGELSSPRSAPEPRGLPWPPWLALPGTPSPSSLLGRPTKRGPEGGGGLWNRNPLVTSVGSVASVVPPRGWTQGDGARVKLEALVLVAAPFSPFPLPTPVLEAGEANHGWENSSSLDKRPETQANRFGTGVSTPATPGTGAHKSLEKGMRPRRPPQISRWLSGRVRCTPGSSVLPASTPQRAPWKGQSFPLGRADAADQLGQGRGQRLRRSRRFLSFRSRRQPDQPAAALPDLAPGLPGSASVHRLLGWSSRAPPTCAALRVSGFPVGGISPSLGEGEAAVPAARVPRLASQPRKQALIVPITFVAGGYVYTYMYTEAAAVTAVSAAAASPAPPPASPLQQQQHLQASAAFSQLHRC; encoded by the exons ATGAAGACAGCTCCCTGCGGTGCTGGGAGGGGCCAGGAACGCTTCCCAAG CCCTGACGCCTTCCCGGTGGGCCACGGGGGCAGCTGGGGCTGTGGGGTTTGGCGCTGGATCACCCCACCCTGGCAGCCGCCGCCCACCGCCCCTGGGGAGGCCTGCGAAATGGGCGAAGTGGTCAGACTGGTTTCCAGGGCCGGGCTGGGAGTCCACGCGGGCTGGCAGAGGCGGGGGACTGAACCCCGCTGCAGAGGCCACCCCACAAGGCTTTGTTTTCGACCCTGGAAGGCGCCCGGCCACGGGGCAGGGCGGGAGCCGCGTCCCCAGGTGCACCCCGCTATGATCACGATTGGGGTGCCATTCGCTTGCCCCTCCCGTGCAGAACCCCCGCGTCTGGAGATGTGGAGGCCGAAGCTAAACTCGGGGTCCCAGCCGGGCCCGGATGGTGCATGGGGGGGAAGAGAGTGGGAGGCAGCAAGCTCTGCTCTGACCTTCAGGGTGACCTTGGCCGCCCCGCCCCCGCCTcagcttcctcctctccctctgcgCCCGCCTCTGTCCAGCCCTCCTGGAACGCAGGTGGACGACGCCCTAGTCTTCGTGGGTCCTCTTGGGGCTGCAGGATGCTGGCACgctgttggggtggggggactcAGCCCCAGAAAGCCTAGCGCCCTCGGAGTCCCCGCTGCACCCGGGTTGGAGAGCAAATTCCCTCGCTTGGAGAAGCAATGCGCGCTCATGACCGAGGCTGGAGGGCGCAGTTTGGGGAGGGGGTGTCTGTCTCTCCCCCTCGGGCACCCACCATCCCAGCCCTCTGGGTTTTCCACCCCCATAGAGAAAAGGGGCGTCGAGAGAGGGGGGCCgcgaagaaaggagggaggaaccGCAGCCCCGCCACCCCGGAAAGGAGCCGGCTCCATTCCAGAGTGCCGCAGCTGCAGGCGGCCAGGAGGGGGGTCTGCAGTGCCGCCCACGCTCGAGATGTGTCGAGGTCCCCCCTCGCAGAGTCGGCATGGCATGTGGGACTGTGGGGTGCCCAGGAGTGCACCGTCATCACAGCCTCACCAGAAAGGGCAGAGGGGCCGAGAACTGGGGGAGGGGGCGCCCGGCCCCCCTGTGCGCCGCGCCCGCCAGCCGGGGTGGGGGGACCCCCCGCCGGCCACCAGGGTGGGCTGCGGCGAGCGCGCGGGGCGCGGGGTGCCGCGGGgccagccgggggggggggggacggggaaGGCCGCCCCTGGGCGCCGAGGTTGGGGGGCGCTGGGGCGACTGCGGCCGCCGTCCCGAGTCCCCGGCGGGTGCGGGGGGCGCCGCGGCCCCCGGGGAGGGGCGGGCCGGGGGCCCCGGGGTCCGGCGGGCTTTGTCTGCGGCGGCCCCGCTTCGGGAAGGCGCCAGCCCGGTGACAAgatggcggggccgggcgggacGCGGCGGCGCCACGCGGGGCGCACGGTGCGGGGAGGGCGCGCCCCGGCGCCGAGGCCCCCACCTCCTCGCCCCGCGTCCCGCacccccgcgccccgcgccccgccgccGGGCCGCCGCCTCCCCGCACCCAGCCCGGCTCGGCAGCTGCAGAAAATGGCTGCCAagggcgccgccgccgccccccgcTCCGCACCCCGAACCCCGTGCGCCCCGGAGCGGCCGGGCCCGGAGAGGCGCGGCGACCTGCGCGCGGGGCGGGGGGCGGCGGCGCAGGATCTGGGGGGGACACCCCTCGCCCTTCCCCCCACCCGCACCCCCACCCCGGGTGCCCTGGAGAGGCGGCGGCGCCCGGGAGGGCCTGACCCATCCTGGCACGCTGACCCTGCGCGCCCCCACCCGAGTCGGTGCcaccctccccgcccccaccgcCCGGGTTCGGCTCGCGTTGACGTGGCCGGCGCGAAGGGCACCGCAGGGGGGAGGCCGAGGAATGCACCGCAGGTGGGGAGGTGTGTTTCGGGGCCCACGGCAGAGCCGCCCGAGAAGCGGGAGGGTCCCCGCGCGCCACGGACCAGCAGGTGTCGTGCGCCCACCTCGGCCCACGGGGAGCTCAGCTCGCCTCGCTCGGCCCCCGAGCCCCGCGGGCTCCCGTGGCCACCTTGGCTGGCGCTCCCCGGCACCCCGAGTCCCAGCTCGCTTCTGGGGCGCCC TACGAAACGAGGACCCGAGGGCGGAGGTGGGCTCTGGAATCGGAACCCCTTAGTCACGTCCGTCGGGTCCGTAGCCTCCGTTGTACCCCCACGAGGTTGGACGCAGGGAGATGGGGCGAGGGTCAAGTTGGAGGCTTTAGTTCTCGTAGCCGCACCTTTCTCACCCTTCCCACTTCCCACCCCTGTTCTCGAGGCTGGCGAGGCCAACCACGGCTGGGAAAATTCCAGTTCCCTCGACAAGAGGCCAGAGACCCAGGCCAACAGGTTCGGAACCGGTGTCTCCACACCAGCGACCCCGGGCACCGGGGCGCACAAGAGCTTGGAGAAGGGAATGCGCCCCCGACGAC CACCCCAGATTTCTCGGTGGCTGAGTGGGCGCGTTAGGTGCACACCAGGGAGCTCAGTCCTCCCCGCGAGCACCCCCCAGCGCGCACCGTGGAAGGGACAGTCTTTCCCGCTGGGCAGGGCGGACGCGGCGGACCAGCTCGGCCAAGGTCGCGGGCAAAGGCTGCGGCGGTCCCGGCGCTTCCTTTCCTTCCGCAGCCGGAGACAGCCCGACCAGCCGGCAGCTGCCCTCCCCGACCTCGCACCCGGGCTCCCGGGCAGTGCCAGCGTCCACCGCCTCCTGGGGTGGT CCTCCCGCGCGCCCCCCACCTGCGCCGCGCTCAGGGTCTCCGGCTTCCCAGTAGGGGGCATCTCTCCCAGCTTGGGCGAGGGCGAGGCGGCGGTCCCCGCAGCCCGGGTCCCCAGG CTCGCCAGCCAGCCCCGCAAGCAAGCACTAATTGTTCCCATCACCTTCGTGGCGGGGGGCTATGTGTATACGTACATgtat ACCGAGGCTGCGGCTGTGACTGCAGTTTCTGCTGCTGCAGCCTCACCAGCACCGCCCCCCGCATCCccgctgcagcagcagcagcatctccAGGCATCCGCGGCCTTCTCGCAGCTCCACCGCTGCTAG
- the CBX4 gene encoding E3 SUMO-protein ligase CBX4 → MELPAVGEHVFAVESIEKKRIRKGRVEYLVKWRGWSPKYNTWEPEENILDPRLLIAFQNRERQEQLMGYRKRGPKPKPLVVQVPTFARRSNVLTGLQDSSADNRAKLELGAPGKGQGHQYELNSKKHHQYQPHSKERAGKPPPPGKGGKYYYQLNSKKHHPYQPDPKMYDLQYQGGHKEAPGPTCPDLGAKSHGHGAGAKGYLGAVKPLAGSAAGTPGKGSDKGPPNGLAPAPKEAVTGNGIGGKMKIVKNKNKNGRIVIVMSKYMDNGMQAVKIKSGEAEVDARSPGSHKKRAPDERHPQTDRTFKKAAGTEEKKVEVAATKRREEDTPGPGLTQPQDTGGSGGGGARKLSPATKEAFGEQPLQLTTKPDLLAWDSPRGAHAPPSHHHHHHHHHHHHHALGLNLAPSRKRCLSETHGERDPCKKRLTARSISTPVCLGGSPGAERPVDVPMHAAAASALPAQPEVILLDSDLDEPIDLRCVKTRGEAGEPLLPAALRVKPEAPATVVAAAASVEAAPEKSPAEAQDEPDEPLSGFKPFFGNIIITDVTANCLTVTFKEYVTV, encoded by the exons ATGGAGCTGCCAGCTGTGGGCGAGCACGTCTTCGCCGTGGAGAGCATCGAGAAGAAGCGGATCCGCAAG GGCCGAGTGGAGTACCTGGTGAAATGGAGAGGCTGGTCCCCCAA ATACAACACGTGGGAACCAGAGGAGAATATTTTGGACCCCAGACTGCTCATCGCCTTCCAGAACAG agAACGGCAGGAGCAACTGATGGGCTACCGAAAGAGAGGCCCCAAGCCCAAGCCGCTGGTAGTGCAG GTCCCCACCTTCGCCCGGAGGTCCAACGTGCTCACCGGCCTCCAGGACTCCTCGGCCGACAACCGCGCCAAGCTGGAGCTGGGCGCACCGGGCAAGGGCCAGGGGCACCAGTATGAGCTCAACAGCAAGAAGCACCACCAGTACCAGCCGCACAGCAAGGAGCGGGCGGGCAAGCCCCCGCCGCCGGGCAAGGGCGGCAAGTACTACTACCAGCTCAACAGCAAGAAGCATCACCCCTACCAGCCGGACCCCAAGATGTACGACCTGCAGTACCAGGGCGGCCACAAGGAGGCTCCCGGCCCCACCTGCCCGGACCTGGGCGCCAAGAGCCACGGGCACGGCGCGGGTGCCAAGGGCTACCTGGGCGCGGTGAAGCCGCTGGCTGGGTCCGCCGCGGGGACGCCCGGCAAGGGCTCCGACAAGGGCCCCCCCAATGGCCTGGCGCCCGCTCCCAAGGAGGCCGTGACCGGCAACGGGATCGGGGGCAAGATGAAGATcgtcaagaacaagaacaagaacggGCGCATCGTCATCGTCATGAGCAAGTACATGGACAACGGGATGCAGGCGGTGAAGATCAAGTCCGGGGAGGCCGAGGTGGACGCGCGCTCCCCGGGCAGCCACAAAAAGCGAGCACCCGACGAGCGCCACCCCCAGACGGACAGGACTTTCAAAAAGGCCGCAGGGAcggaggagaagaaggtggaagtgGCCGCTACCAAGAGGCGCGAGGAGGACACGCCCGGCCCTGGACTGACGCAGCCCCAGGACaccggcggcagcggcggcggtgGCGCCCGCAAACTGTCCCCCGCCACCAAGGAGGCCTTCGGGGAGCAGCCCCTGCAGCTCACCACCAAGCCCGACCTGCTGGCCTGGGACTCGCCGCGGGGCGCACACGCGCCCCCCTcgcaccaccaccatcaccaccaccaccaccaccaccaccacgcgCTCGGCCTCAACCTGGCCCCCTCGCGCAAGCGCTGCCTGTCAGAGACACACGGGGAGCGCGACCCCTGCAAGAAGCGGCTCACGGCGCGGAGCATCAGCACCCCTGTCTGTCTGGGGGGCAGCCCGGGGGCCGAGCGCCCCGTGGACGTGCCCATgcacgccgccgccgcctccgccctCCCCGCGCAGCCCGAGGTCATCCTGCTGGACTCGGACCTGGACGAGCCCATTGACTTGCGCTGCGTAAAGACGCGCGGAGAGGCCGGGGAGCCTCTCCTCCCCGCAGCGCTGAGGGTCAAGCCGGAGGCGCCCGCCACGGTGGTGGCAGCGGCAGCATCGGTGGAGGCTGCGCCTGAGAAATCCCCCGCCGAGGCCCAGGACGAGCCCGACGAGCCGCTGAGCGGATTCAAGCCCTTCTTTGGGAATATAATCATCACCGACGTGACCGCCAACTGCCTCACCGTCACTTTCAAGGAGTACGTGACGGTGTAG